A part of Magnetospirillum sp. ME-1 genomic DNA contains:
- the hemE gene encoding uroporphyrinogen decarboxylase: protein MSSPSKPFLRALAGETLTPPPFWLMRQAGRYLPEYRATRAEAGSFLDLCYNSDLACEVTLQPLRRYGFDAAILFSDILVVPDGLRQHVAFKEGEGPVLTPIRSAEDLSGLDISGLHDHLAPVYETVKKLSAAIPKTTALIGFAGAPWTVATYMIEGSGSKDFAKAKGMMFGQPELFARLMDLLVRATGDYLIRQIDNGAEAIQIFDTWAGALPEDMFERWVIGPTRALVERIRAERPGIPVIGFPRGAGYLYKRYVAETKVNGVSIDPSVPLDWAAAELQTQCTVQGNLDPILLVAGGEALDAGIDRVLNALAKGPFIFNLGHGITPPTPPDNVARLAERVKGWKG from the coding sequence GTGTCCAGCCCGTCCAAGCCCTTCCTCCGCGCCCTCGCCGGCGAAACGCTTACTCCCCCGCCGTTCTGGCTGATGCGCCAGGCCGGACGCTACCTGCCGGAATACCGCGCCACCCGCGCCGAGGCCGGGAGCTTCCTGGACCTGTGCTACAATTCCGATCTCGCCTGCGAAGTCACCCTGCAGCCCTTGCGGCGCTATGGCTTCGACGCCGCCATCCTGTTCTCCGACATTCTGGTGGTTCCCGACGGGTTGCGTCAGCATGTTGCCTTCAAGGAAGGCGAAGGTCCGGTGTTGACGCCCATTCGCTCGGCAGAGGATCTGAGCGGTCTCGACATCTCGGGCCTGCACGACCATCTCGCCCCGGTCTACGAAACCGTCAAGAAGCTGTCGGCCGCCATTCCCAAGACCACCGCCCTGATCGGCTTTGCCGGCGCACCCTGGACGGTGGCCACCTACATGATCGAGGGCAGCGGCTCCAAAGACTTCGCCAAGGCCAAGGGCATGATGTTCGGCCAGCCGGAGCTGTTCGCCCGCCTGATGGACCTGCTGGTCCGGGCCACCGGCGATTATCTCATCCGCCAGATCGACAACGGCGCCGAGGCCATCCAGATCTTCGACACCTGGGCCGGCGCCCTGCCCGAGGACATGTTCGAGCGCTGGGTGATCGGCCCGACCCGCGCCCTGGTGGAGCGTATCCGCGCCGAGCGGCCGGGCATTCCCGTGATCGGCTTTCCGCGCGGTGCCGGTTATCTCTACAAGCGCTATGTGGCCGAGACCAAGGTCAACGGCGTTTCGATCGATCCTTCGGTGCCGCTGGACTGGGCGGCGGCCGAGTTGCAGACCCAATGCACGGTCCAGGGCAATCTCGATCCCATCCTGCTGGTGGCCGGCGGCGAGGCGCTGGACGCCGGCATCGACCGGGTGCTCAACGCGCTGGCCAAGGGACCGTTCATCTTCAACCTGGGCCACGGCATCACGCCGCCCACGCCGCCGGACAACGTGGCGCGGCTGGCCGAGCGGGTTAAGGGCTGGAAGGGCTGA
- a CDS encoding quinone oxidoreductase family protein — MKSHAIRIHQPGGPEVMVWEEVEVGTPATGQVLLRHTAVGLNYIDVYHRTGLYPAPLPFTPGLEGAGVVEAVGDGVTEFKTGDRVAYANPPLGAYAEMRLMPADRLVKLPDGIDDRQAAAMMLQGMTAQYLLRRTYPVQKGDTILIHAAAGGVGLLVCQWAKHLGATVIGTVGSEEKAELARAHGCDHPILYKSEDFVARVREITKGEGVPVVYDSVGKDTFLKSLDCLRPLGMMVSFGQSSGKVEPLDTGLLAAKGSLFLTRPSLMAYTAKRSDLVDSANQLFEVVQKGAVKVEINQTYALRDAPRAHGDLEARKTTGSTLLLP, encoded by the coding sequence GTGAAAAGTCACGCCATCCGCATCCACCAGCCCGGCGGCCCCGAGGTCATGGTCTGGGAAGAGGTCGAGGTCGGAACCCCCGCCACCGGCCAGGTACTGCTGCGCCACACCGCCGTGGGGCTCAACTACATCGACGTCTATCACCGCACCGGACTTTATCCCGCGCCGCTGCCCTTCACCCCCGGCCTGGAAGGCGCCGGTGTGGTCGAGGCGGTGGGTGACGGCGTCACCGAGTTCAAGACCGGCGACCGGGTGGCCTACGCCAATCCGCCCCTGGGGGCTTATGCCGAAATGCGCCTGATGCCCGCCGACCGGCTGGTGAAGCTGCCCGACGGCATCGACGACCGCCAGGCCGCCGCCATGATGCTGCAGGGTATGACCGCCCAGTATCTGCTGCGCCGGACCTACCCTGTGCAAAAGGGCGACACTATCCTGATTCACGCCGCCGCCGGCGGTGTCGGCCTGCTGGTCTGCCAATGGGCGAAGCACCTGGGCGCCACCGTGATCGGCACGGTGGGATCGGAGGAAAAGGCCGAGCTGGCCAGGGCGCACGGCTGCGACCATCCCATCCTCTACAAATCCGAGGATTTCGTCGCCCGGGTGCGCGAGATCACCAAGGGCGAGGGCGTGCCGGTGGTCTACGATTCCGTGGGCAAGGATACCTTCCTCAAGTCCCTGGACTGCCTGCGGCCGCTCGGCATGATGGTGTCGTTCGGCCAAAGCTCGGGCAAGGTCGAGCCTCTGGACACCGGCCTGCTGGCGGCCAAGGGCTCGCTGTTCCTGACCCGGCCCTCGCTGATGGCCTATACCGCCAAGCGGTCCGATCTGGTGGACTCGGCCAACCAGCTGTTCGAGGTGGTGCAAAAGGGCGCGGTCAAGGTGGAGATCAACCAGACCTATGCCCTGAGGGACGCGCCCCGGGCCCATGGCGATCTGGAAGCGCGCAAGACCACCGGCTCCACTCTCCTCTTGCCGTGA
- a CDS encoding methylated-DNA--[protein]-cysteine S-methyltransferase yields MPQLAFNSPIGPLALFEADGAIVAVDWGFLPENDETPLLLRARDQLEEYFDGKRTDFDLPLAPHGTAFQQKVWAALAKIPFGQTRSYGQLAEELGTAPRALGGACGRNPIPVIIPCHRVLAANGAMGGYSGIDGVETKEFLLRHEGVTLK; encoded by the coding sequence ATGCCGCAGCTTGCCTTCAACTCCCCCATCGGGCCGCTGGCCCTGTTCGAGGCCGATGGCGCCATCGTCGCCGTGGATTGGGGCTTTTTGCCCGAAAACGACGAGACGCCGTTGCTGCTCAGGGCCCGCGACCAGCTCGAGGAATATTTCGACGGCAAGCGCACCGATTTCGACCTGCCGCTCGCCCCCCACGGCACGGCGTTCCAGCAAAAGGTCTGGGCGGCGCTGGCGAAGATTCCCTTCGGCCAGACCCGAAGCTACGGCCAACTGGCCGAGGAACTGGGCACCGCGCCGCGCGCGCTGGGCGGCGCCTGCGGCCGCAATCCCATTCCGGTGATCATTCCCTGCCACCGGGTGCTGGCGGCCAATGGCGCCATGGGCGGCTATTCCGGCATCGACGGCGTCGAGACCAAGGAATTCCTGCTGCGTCACGAAGGAGTCACCCTCAAGTGA
- the rho gene encoding transcription termination factor Rho — translation MHLQDLKKKTPAELLAFAEELEVENASTLRKQDMMFAILKQLADNDTPIYGDGVLEILQDGFGFLRSPEANYLPGPDDIYVSPSQVRRFGLRTGDTVDGQIRAPKDGERYFALLKVNNINFEDPEKVRHRINFDNLTPLYPDEKLKLEIEDPTRKDLTTRVIDLVAPIGKGQRALIVAPPRTGKTVMLQNMAHAISLNHPEVYLIVLLIDERPEEVTDMARSVKGEVISSTFDEPASRHVQVTEMVLEKAKRLVEHKRDVVILLDSITRLARAYNTVVPSSGKVLTGGVDANALQRPKRFFGAARNIEEGGSLSIIATALIDTGSRMDEVIFEEFKGTGNSEIILDRKLSDKRTFPAIDITKSGTRKEELLVDKGILSKMWVLRRILMPMGVVDAMEFLVDKLKHSKNNGDFFEAMNS, via the coding sequence ATGCACTTGCAGGACCTGAAGAAGAAGACCCCGGCCGAACTCCTGGCCTTCGCCGAAGAGCTGGAGGTGGAAAACGCCAGCACGCTTCGCAAACAGGACATGATGTTCGCCATCCTGAAGCAGCTGGCCGACAACGACACGCCCATCTACGGCGACGGCGTGCTGGAGATCCTGCAGGACGGTTTCGGTTTTCTCAGGAGCCCCGAGGCCAACTACCTTCCCGGTCCCGACGACATCTATGTCAGCCCCAGCCAGGTGCGCCGCTTCGGCCTTCGCACCGGCGACACGGTGGATGGCCAGATCCGGGCACCCAAGGACGGCGAGCGCTATTTCGCCCTCTTGAAGGTCAACAACATCAATTTCGAGGACCCGGAAAAGGTCCGCCACCGCATCAACTTCGACAACCTCACCCCGCTTTATCCCGACGAGAAGCTGAAGCTGGAGATCGAGGACCCCACCCGCAAGGATCTCACCACCCGGGTGATCGATCTGGTGGCCCCCATCGGCAAGGGCCAGCGCGCCCTGATCGTCGCCCCGCCGCGGACCGGCAAGACCGTGATGCTGCAGAACATGGCGCACGCCATTTCGCTCAATCACCCCGAGGTCTATCTGATCGTGCTGCTGATCGACGAGCGGCCCGAGGAAGTGACCGACATGGCCCGCTCGGTGAAGGGCGAGGTCATCTCGTCCACCTTCGACGAACCGGCGTCGCGCCACGTCCAGGTCACCGAGATGGTGCTGGAAAAGGCCAAGCGCCTGGTCGAGCATAAGCGCGACGTGGTGATCCTGCTGGATTCCATCACCCGTCTGGCGCGCGCCTACAACACCGTGGTGCCTAGCTCGGGCAAGGTGCTGACCGGCGGCGTGGACGCCAACGCGCTGCAGCGTCCCAAGCGCTTCTTCGGCGCGGCCCGCAACATCGAGGAAGGCGGCTCGCTGTCCATCATCGCCACTGCCCTGATCGACACCGGCTCGCGCATGGACGAGGTGATCTTCGAGGAGTTCAAGGGCACCGGTAACTCGGAAATCATCCTGGACCGCAAGCTCTCGGACAAGCGCACCTTCCCGGCCATCGACATCACCAAGTCGGGCACCCGTAAGGAAGAGCTGCTGGTGGACAAGGGCATCCTGTCCAAGATGTGGGTTCTGCGCCGCATCCTGATGCCCATGGGCGTGGTCGACGCCATGGAATTCCTGGTGGACAAGCTCAAGCACTCGAAGAACAACGGCGACTTCTTCGAAGCGATGAATTCGTAG
- the hemJ gene encoding protoporphyrinogen oxidase HemJ — MLSGSAYLWIKAVHIIAIISWMAGLLYLPRLFVYHTTVKPRSEASETFKIMERRLIKAIMTPAMVLAWTLGLVMAVDAGLFSQGWFHLKLACVVGMTIAHFFLARCKDSFAEDRNTRSEKFYRVINEVPTLLMIVIVIVVIVKPF, encoded by the coding sequence ATGCTGAGCGGCTCGGCCTATCTGTGGATCAAGGCGGTGCACATCATCGCCATCATCTCGTGGATGGCGGGACTGCTCTATCTGCCGCGCCTGTTCGTCTATCACACCACGGTCAAGCCGCGCTCCGAGGCCTCGGAAACCTTCAAGATCATGGAACGCCGGCTGATCAAGGCGATCATGACGCCCGCCATGGTACTGGCCTGGACCCTGGGTCTGGTCATGGCGGTGGATGCGGGCCTGTTCTCCCAGGGCTGGTTCCACCTCAAGCTGGCCTGCGTGGTGGGCATGACCATCGCCCATTTCTTCCTGGCCCGCTGCAAGGATTCCTTCGCCGAGGACCGCAACACGAGATCGGAGAAGTTCTATCGCGTCATCAACGAGGTCCCCACCCTGCTGATGATCGTCATCGTCATCGTGGTGATCGTCAAGCCGTTCTGA
- the hemH gene encoding ferrochelatase — MSLAGGRKTAVVLFNLGGPDSLEAVKPFLFNLFNDPAIIGAPGPIRWLLAKYISAKRAPVARGIYQMLGGRSPLVPETEAQARALEHVLGHGFKCFIAMRYWHPFTHEAVAAIKEWGADEVVLLPLYPQFSSTTTGSSLKEWRKQAEKQGLVAPVRMACCYPTEPGLVDAMADLARTGHEEAAGAGKPRILFSAHGLPKSVIDKGDPYQAQVELTAAAVARATGIADLDWSICYQSRVGPMEWIGPSTEEELERAARDGVPVVIVPVAFVSEHSETLVELDIEYRHKADQLGIPAYVRVPALGCHPAFIRGLADVIHRPQAFTGQACKHLGRSCPAC; from the coding sequence ATGAGCTTGGCAGGGGGCAGGAAGACGGCCGTCGTTCTGTTCAACCTGGGCGGACCGGATTCGCTCGAGGCGGTGAAGCCGTTCCTGTTCAACCTGTTCAACGATCCGGCCATCATCGGGGCGCCGGGTCCCATCCGCTGGCTGCTGGCCAAATACATCTCGGCCAAGCGGGCGCCGGTGGCGCGGGGCATCTACCAGATGCTGGGTGGGCGTTCGCCCCTGGTGCCGGAGACCGAAGCCCAGGCGAGGGCGCTGGAGCATGTGCTGGGCCACGGCTTCAAGTGCTTCATCGCCATGCGCTACTGGCATCCCTTCACCCATGAGGCGGTGGCCGCCATCAAGGAATGGGGGGCGGACGAAGTGGTTCTGCTGCCGCTTTATCCCCAGTTCTCATCCACCACCACCGGGTCCTCGCTCAAGGAATGGCGCAAACAGGCGGAAAAGCAGGGCCTCGTCGCGCCGGTCCGCATGGCCTGCTGCTATCCCACCGAGCCCGGTCTGGTGGACGCCATGGCCGATCTGGCCAGGACCGGTCACGAGGAAGCGGCAGGCGCCGGCAAGCCCCGCATCCTGTTCTCCGCCCACGGCCTGCCCAAATCGGTCATCGACAAGGGTGATCCCTACCAGGCCCAGGTGGAGCTGACCGCGGCCGCCGTGGCGCGGGCCACCGGCATTGCGGATCTGGACTGGTCTATCTGCTATCAAAGCCGGGTGGGCCCCATGGAATGGATCGGCCCCAGCACCGAGGAAGAACTGGAACGCGCCGCCAGGGACGGCGTGCCGGTGGTGATCGTGCCGGTGGCCTTCGTCTCCGAGCATTCCGAGACCCTGGTGGAACTGGATATCGAGTATCGCCACAAGGCCGACCAGTTGGGCATTCCGGCCTATGTGCGGGTGCCGGCGCTGGGCTGCCATCCCGCCTTCATCCGGGGGCTGGCCGACGTGATTCACCGGCCGCAGGCCTTTACCGGTCAGGCCTGCAAGCATTTGGGACGGAGTTGTCCGGCATGCTGA